The following coding sequences lie in one Kribbella sp. NBC_00709 genomic window:
- a CDS encoding GNAT family N-acetyltransferase, giving the protein MDSLSGQLTTLRDFRTTDLDDYLAIAGDDRVTTWMAFDSYDRAKAEQNLAGIVQRSAQEDRPDYMLAVTRPDDDHVIGFARIAPSGAWGAKLGYAIGADHWGHGYATDAARVLLRFAFGDLGRHRVTAAIGPENEASIAVVKRLGFTYEGHLRDHVFTNGDWRDSLLYSLLQGEYAG; this is encoded by the coding sequence ATGGATTCGCTCAGCGGCCAGCTGACTACTTTACGTGACTTTCGAACGACCGATCTCGACGACTATCTGGCGATAGCCGGCGATGACCGGGTCACGACCTGGATGGCGTTCGACAGCTACGACCGGGCCAAGGCCGAGCAGAACCTGGCCGGTATCGTCCAGCGGTCCGCGCAGGAGGACCGACCCGATTACATGCTCGCCGTCACCCGTCCGGACGACGACCATGTGATCGGGTTCGCCCGGATCGCACCGAGCGGCGCCTGGGGAGCGAAGCTCGGCTACGCGATCGGCGCGGACCACTGGGGTCACGGCTACGCGACGGACGCCGCCCGGGTGCTGCTGAGGTTCGCCTTCGGCGACCTGGGGCGGCACCGGGTGACCGCCGCGATCGGCCCCGAGAACGAGGCCTCGATCGCGGTCGTCAAACGCCTCGGCTTCACCTACGAGGGCCACCTCCGCGACCACGTCTTCACCAACGGCGACTGGCGCGACTCCCTGCTCTACTCGCTGCTGCAAGGCGAGTACGCCGGCTGA